One part of the Arachidicoccus terrestris genome encodes these proteins:
- a CDS encoding aspartate-semialdehyde dehydrogenase, producing the protein MKVAVVGATGLVGTKMMQVLEERNFPVTELLPVASERSVGKEVSFKGKTYKVIGMQQAIDEKPQVAIFSAGGGTSLEWAPKFAAAGITVIDNSSAWRMDPTKKLVVPEINASVLTSEDKIIANPNCSTIQMVVALNPLHKAYQMKRVIVSTYQSVTGTGKKAVDQLFNERTGKDGDKAYAHPIDLNVIPQIDVFTDNGYTKEEMKMTNETIKILQDDSIRLTATAIRIPVIGGHSESINVEFEKEFDLDEVRQLLSEAPGVVLQDNIAESQYPMPLNAHEKDEVFVGRLRRDETQPKTLNLWVVSDNLRKGAATNAVQIAEYLLAQKLI; encoded by the coding sequence ATGAAAGTAGCCGTAGTCGGTGCTACCGGTCTGGTAGGTACAAAAATGATGCAGGTCCTGGAAGAAAGAAATTTTCCGGTAACGGAATTATTGCCTGTAGCCTCTGAAAGAAGCGTTGGTAAAGAAGTCAGCTTCAAAGGCAAAACATATAAGGTGATTGGTATGCAACAGGCAATCGATGAAAAACCGCAGGTGGCTATTTTCTCTGCAGGTGGAGGCACTTCCCTGGAATGGGCTCCAAAATTTGCGGCAGCCGGCATCACGGTTATCGACAACTCTTCTGCCTGGAGAATGGATCCTACTAAAAAGCTCGTGGTTCCGGAGATCAATGCGTCGGTATTAACCAGCGAAGACAAAATCATCGCGAACCCCAATTGCTCTACCATACAAATGGTCGTTGCCCTCAATCCGCTACATAAAGCCTATCAAATGAAAAGAGTGATTGTAAGCACGTATCAGAGCGTTACGGGTACGGGTAAAAAAGCCGTCGATCAGCTCTTTAATGAAAGAACAGGTAAAGATGGTGACAAAGCCTATGCACACCCTATTGACTTGAATGTGATACCGCAGATCGATGTCTTCACAGATAATGGCTATACCAAGGAAGAAATGAAGATGACCAATGAAACGATCAAGATCTTGCAAGATGACTCCATCCGTTTGACCGCTACTGCAATCCGTATTCCGGTCATCGGCGGACACAGTGAAAGCATCAATGTTGAATTTGAAAAAGAATTTGACCTGGATGAAGTTCGCCAATTATTGAGTGAAGCTCCGGGCGTCGTTTTACAAGACAATATTGCCGAAAGTCAATACCCTATGCCGCTGAATGCACATGAGAAAGACGAGGTCTTTGTGGGGCGTCTCCGTAGAGATGAAACCCAACCTAAAACTTTAAATCTCTGGGTCGTTAGCGATAACCTTCGCAAAGGTGCAGCCACCAATGCCGTACAGATCGCTGAATACCTGTTGGCGCAAAAGCTGATTTAG
- the ssb gene encoding single-stranded DNA-binding protein, with protein sequence MIKLQVIGNLGRDCTVNNVNGRTVINFSVAHTERYRDSTTGELKPKTIWVECAYWTEKTAIAPYLKKGTQVYAEGTPDTRSYTTQSGENKISLTLRIHNVQLLGSRPNDNYGQDAMPGGSSGNIGSDSNSGGYGQQESGNTSDGGSIGGAAGEGADDLPF encoded by the coding sequence ATGATTAAATTGCAAGTAATTGGAAATCTGGGCCGGGACTGCACGGTTAATAATGTGAACGGCCGAACTGTTATAAATTTTAGTGTTGCCCACACGGAAAGATATCGGGATAGTACAACGGGGGAACTGAAACCTAAAACTATCTGGGTGGAATGTGCTTATTGGACAGAGAAAACTGCTATTGCTCCTTACCTTAAAAAGGGAACACAAGTATATGCAGAAGGAACGCCAGATACCCGGTCTTATACAACTCAAAGTGGGGAAAACAAGATTTCACTTACGCTTAGAATTCATAATGTTCAATTATTAGGCTCCAGACCTAATGATAACTATGGCCAGGATGCGATGCCTGGTGGATCTTCCGGTAATATTGGCTCCGATAGTAATAGCGGCGGTTACGGTCAGCAGGAAAGCGGCAATACCAGTGACGGCGGCTCCATAGGTGGAGCAGCTGGGGAAGGGGCTGATGACCTTCCTTTTTAA
- a CDS encoding ABC transporter permease: MNKIILVLKREFLTRVQKKTFLLVTIGLPILIFAIYAAIIYFSINSGSSTKIMVVDNAGLFKDTIAPNTKEITYQFTTDVSQSDLENKAKNKTIDGYIVIPAHATLDDKINLITGSKIGIMTRESITKAIQSRLEKLKMDALPVSQDLLKKAKTENKVDIVNINDKNDSGMRAGVSYGVGIFCGILIYMILLLYGTSVMRGVMEEKVSRIAEIVVSSIKPFQLMMGKILGIGAVGLLQFLIWIVLGVGLRYLLIPVLFPEMTHAISAGVVDPNASGADMTAVFQAFSTINFPLIITMFFVYFLGGYFIYASLFAAIGCSVSDGQQDAQGLQLPITLPIIFGFVIMMQAVNNPTGGLAVFGSLFPLTSPIVMMARVAQGVPEAVSWWELTLSIVLLFGSFLFTTWFAGKIYRTGILMYGKKPTWKELIKWAFRKN, encoded by the coding sequence ATGAATAAAATAATATTAGTTTTAAAAAGAGAGTTTCTAACCCGTGTACAGAAAAAAACCTTTCTACTGGTCACCATCGGGCTTCCCATATTAATATTTGCTATCTATGCGGCGATTATCTACTTTAGTATCAACAGTGGCTCCAGTACAAAGATTATGGTGGTAGACAATGCCGGTTTATTTAAGGACACAATTGCGCCAAATACTAAAGAGATCACGTATCAGTTTACAACTGATGTCAGCCAGTCTGATCTGGAAAACAAAGCTAAAAATAAAACCATCGATGGATATATCGTCATACCGGCTCATGCCACTCTGGACGATAAAATTAATCTGATTACCGGTTCCAAAATCGGAATTATGACCAGAGAATCCATTACCAAAGCGATTCAATCAAGACTGGAAAAACTCAAAATGGATGCCTTACCTGTCTCCCAGGACCTCCTTAAAAAGGCCAAAACAGAAAACAAGGTAGACATCGTTAATATCAATGATAAAAATGATTCCGGCATGCGTGCCGGTGTCAGCTATGGCGTGGGTATATTCTGTGGCATCCTGATTTATATGATCTTACTTCTTTACGGCACTTCTGTTATGCGCGGTGTCATGGAAGAGAAAGTCAGCCGCATCGCAGAGATCGTTGTGAGCAGTATTAAGCCTTTTCAACTCATGATGGGCAAAATCCTGGGCATCGGAGCTGTAGGCCTCTTACAATTCCTGATCTGGATCGTTCTGGGGGTAGGATTGCGTTATTTGTTAATTCCTGTTCTCTTTCCGGAAATGACCCATGCGATTAGCGCTGGTGTGGTGGACCCTAATGCATCGGGCGCAGATATGACAGCTGTTTTTCAGGCATTCAGCACCATTAATTTCCCGCTGATCATTACCATGTTCTTTGTTTATTTTCTGGGTGGCTACTTTATTTATGCATCTCTATTTGCAGCCATCGGTTGCTCCGTAAGCGACGGGCAACAGGATGCACAGGGATTACAGCTGCCTATTACCTTACCTATTATTTTCGGCTTTGTGATCATGATGCAAGCCGTTAATAATCCTACCGGAGGGTTGGCCGTTTTTGGGAGTCTATTTCCACTCACCTCTCCCATTGTCATGATGGCCCGGGTCGCACAGGGTGTACCGGAGGCCGTTTCGTGGTGGGAACTGACCCTGAGCATCGTATTGTTATTTGGTTCCTTCTTATTTACCACATGGTTTGCCGGTAAAATATATCGCACGGGTATCCTCATGTACGGTAAAAAACCTACCTGGAAAGAACTTATTAAATGGGCATTTAGAAAAAATTAA
- a CDS encoding helix-turn-helix transcriptional regulator: MNRLDRLFAILVHLQSRKYVPAEKISEKFEISLRTVYRDVKALVASGIPVSHEAGKGYFIVSGFFLSPVSFTMEETSALLLMEKMVRALADQATATQYGSAMTKIRSVLKGSQQDLLEVLDASTYLQFHEMWQLQENFIPTVQNAIAHKKQLQIRYKDKSEQESLRHIEPIGLIFYAFGWHVIAWCHLRTDYRDFKLNRVLQIKQPGTDFQKKDHLPISHFMDQLPVNY, from the coding sequence GTGAACAGACTAGATCGCCTTTTTGCAATACTCGTCCATCTGCAGTCCAGAAAATATGTGCCTGCGGAAAAGATCAGTGAAAAGTTTGAGATCAGCCTGCGGACTGTATACAGGGATGTAAAGGCGCTCGTCGCATCAGGCATTCCTGTTAGTCATGAAGCGGGCAAAGGATATTTTATTGTCTCAGGTTTCTTTCTTTCCCCGGTATCATTCACGATGGAAGAAACAAGTGCATTGCTTTTAATGGAGAAAATGGTGCGGGCTCTGGCCGATCAGGCCACCGCCACTCAGTATGGAAGCGCCATGACTAAGATCAGATCCGTCTTGAAAGGCAGTCAGCAAGATCTGCTGGAAGTCCTGGATGCCAGTACTTATTTGCAATTCCATGAAATGTGGCAGTTGCAGGAGAACTTTATTCCCACCGTACAAAACGCCATCGCACATAAGAAGCAACTGCAGATCAGGTACAAAGATAAAAGTGAGCAAGAGAGCCTTCGGCACATTGAACCTATCGGACTTATATTTTACGCATTTGGTTGGCACGTGATCGCCTGGTGTCATCTGAGAACTGATTACCGGGACTTTAAGTTGAACCGGGTTCTCCAGATCAAGCAGCCTGGCACCGACTTTCAGAAAAAGGATCATTTGCCGATCAGTCACTTTATGGATCAGCTGCCGGTTAATTATTAA
- a CDS encoding arylsulfatase produces MKQARFFRSLGGLVCGLVFLVGLYTFTYGQSVQKRPNIIFIMADDLGYGSLGCYGQTRIQTPNIDALAKNGLKFTQYYADPICSPSRCGLLTGKDMAHAYIRDNYEIGGYDFSDEGERGQMPLPNNTVTFPGLLQNNGYVTALIGKWGLGGPGSTGIPTQLGFSYFFGYLGQRQAHNYYPTHLWRGTERVPLDNIYFSPHQSFPKGADPDDITNYARYSGNVYSCDTMASDAIRFIKEHKGQPFFLEFSPTIPHVALQVTRQALKRYEGMFDDKPSPNNGYLPCFRPRQTYAAMISLLDDYVGQIMQTLKEEGLADNTLVIFTSDNGAPDGEGGAPTRYFDANGPWRGFKGDVYEGGIRVPMIASWPAKIKPGSVTDHPTTIWDMFATFCSLSGTQIPEKSIAGAVQTQGISIESILTGKGQQRSHEYLYWELASHHNGEQAVRLGDWKGIRLGAKNDPDAPIALYNIKADPAEQINQANKHPDLVRKIDEIMKRRILSHLNEWNFEYPAQQ; encoded by the coding sequence ATGAAGCAAGCAAGGTTTTTCAGAAGTTTAGGTGGCCTGGTCTGCGGACTGGTCTTTCTGGTTGGTCTATATACTTTTACTTACGGTCAAAGTGTCCAGAAGCGCCCCAACATTATCTTTATTATGGCCGATGATCTGGGATATGGTAGTCTGGGGTGTTATGGACAAACCAGGATCCAGACACCGAATATTGACGCGCTGGCTAAAAACGGACTGAAATTTACACAGTACTATGCAGATCCGATCTGCAGCCCGTCCAGATGTGGACTTTTAACAGGTAAGGATATGGCACATGCTTATATCCGTGACAATTATGAAATTGGTGGATACGATTTCTCAGATGAAGGAGAAAGAGGTCAGATGCCTTTACCTAATAATACAGTAACATTTCCGGGACTCCTGCAAAACAACGGTTATGTGACAGCGTTAATTGGTAAATGGGGCTTAGGCGGACCAGGATCCACAGGCATACCAACGCAACTCGGCTTTTCTTATTTTTTTGGATATTTAGGACAAAGACAAGCTCATAATTATTATCCGACACATTTATGGAGGGGGACAGAGCGGGTGCCATTAGACAATATTTATTTTTCCCCACATCAATCTTTTCCCAAAGGAGCAGATCCTGATGATATCACTAATTACGCCAGATATAGCGGTAATGTGTATTCCTGTGACACGATGGCATCGGATGCTATCAGGTTTATTAAGGAGCATAAAGGCCAGCCTTTCTTCCTTGAATTCTCACCAACGATACCTCATGTGGCGTTGCAGGTTACCCGTCAGGCACTTAAAAGGTATGAGGGCATGTTTGATGATAAGCCATCTCCCAATAATGGGTATTTACCCTGCTTCCGCCCAAGACAAACCTATGCAGCGATGATCTCTTTGCTGGATGATTATGTCGGGCAAATTATGCAGACCTTGAAAGAGGAGGGGCTGGCAGACAATACACTCGTGATCTTTACAAGTGATAATGGCGCTCCTGATGGAGAAGGAGGCGCACCGACCCGTTATTTTGACGCTAACGGTCCCTGGCGTGGATTTAAAGGAGATGTTTATGAAGGCGGAATCCGGGTGCCTATGATCGCTAGCTGGCCCGCCAAGATCAAACCAGGCTCTGTAACAGATCATCCTACTACTATTTGGGATATGTTCGCTACTTTTTGTTCATTGTCCGGTACGCAGATTCCTGAAAAAAGTATTGCCGGGGCAGTGCAAACGCAGGGCATCTCCATTGAATCCATACTGACAGGCAAAGGGCAGCAGCGCTCCCATGAATATCTGTACTGGGAACTGGCCAGCCACCATAACGGGGAACAGGCCGTAAGGTTAGGTGATTGGAAGGGTATCAGGCTGGGCGCCAAAAATGACCCTGATGCACCCATTGCGCTGTACAATATAAAGGCAGATCCGGCCGAACAAATCAATCAGGCTAACAAACATCCGGATCTTGTTAGAAAAATAGATGAGATCATGAAGCGCAGGATATTATCACATCTAAATGAATGGAATTTTGAGTATCCCGCTCAGCAATAA
- a CDS encoding trypsin-like peptidase domain-containing protein produces MKLKNVLFVVFISAVTAIGSVWGFSKYQRMQTAGIQETGKLPANYASFYDKSTAPAGALDFTAASASATPAVVHIKVETKARKVTNNLPRSPFGDLFGDSPFGDFFGGPRIQTIPGERASGSGVIISEDGYIVTNNHVVANADKITVTTSDKKTYKARVIGTDPSSDLAVVKIEADNLPYLVYGNSDDLKLGQWVIAIGYPFTLDVTVTAGIVSAKARDIGLGRSKSNGSSTTVESYIQTDAAVNPGNSGGALINTDGQLIGINSAIASPTGSFTGYSFAIPVNIARKVVNDIIKYGAVQRGYIGISFGDITNMTDKQKEERKIANYNTGLYVADVSEDGAAKEAGLQKGDIITAINGKAVHNSGQMSAVMGDKKPGDKLNVTYMRDGKQHQASLILKNSIGTYKQLTADEASAKTLGADLTTLTPEQAGKYGIRGGVQVTNLREGAFKKAKIQNGFIIVSINGQTVTKAEEVRKILKESTGLLQLRGIYPDGDAIYGYPLRLDNDEDSDSGN; encoded by the coding sequence ATGAAATTAAAAAATGTACTGTTTGTTGTTTTTATCAGCGCTGTTACAGCCATAGGTAGTGTATGGGGCTTCAGTAAATACCAGCGCATGCAAACAGCCGGAATTCAGGAAACCGGTAAACTTCCTGCCAACTATGCCAGTTTTTATGATAAATCAACCGCCCCTGCCGGAGCGCTTGATTTTACGGCAGCCAGCGCTTCCGCCACACCTGCCGTTGTTCATATTAAAGTAGAAACCAAAGCCAGAAAAGTAACCAACAATTTACCCAGAAGCCCTTTTGGAGACCTGTTCGGGGATAGCCCATTCGGGGATTTCTTCGGTGGCCCAAGAATTCAGACCATTCCGGGGGAAAGGGCCAGCGGCAGTGGTGTCATCATCAGTGAAGATGGTTACATCGTAACCAATAACCATGTCGTGGCGAATGCCGATAAGATTACGGTAACCACCAGCGATAAAAAAACATATAAGGCCCGTGTTATCGGCACAGACCCCAGCAGTGATCTGGCGGTCGTAAAAATTGAAGCAGACAACCTGCCCTATTTAGTTTATGGTAATAGTGATGATCTGAAACTCGGCCAGTGGGTTATTGCCATTGGTTACCCATTCACGCTGGATGTGACCGTAACGGCTGGTATCGTTAGTGCTAAGGCTAGGGATATTGGTCTGGGCCGGTCTAAAAGCAATGGCAGCTCCACGACGGTTGAATCCTATATCCAGACAGATGCAGCGGTTAATCCCGGTAACAGTGGCGGTGCGTTGATCAATACTGACGGACAGCTGATCGGTATCAATAGTGCTATTGCCTCTCCTACGGGTAGCTTTACGGGATACTCCTTTGCCATCCCTGTCAATATTGCCCGTAAAGTGGTCAATGATATTATTAAATACGGGGCCGTGCAGCGGGGATACATCGGGATATCTTTCGGAGATATCACTAATATGACCGATAAACAAAAAGAAGAACGGAAAATTGCCAACTACAATACCGGCCTGTATGTGGCTGATGTCAGTGAAGACGGTGCCGCTAAAGAAGCAGGACTTCAGAAAGGTGATATCATTACCGCAATCAATGGAAAAGCGGTGCATAATTCAGGGCAGATGTCAGCAGTCATGGGCGACAAAAAACCCGGAGATAAACTGAACGTCACCTATATGCGGGATGGCAAGCAGCACCAGGCCAGCCTGATCCTCAAAAACAGTATCGGTACTTATAAACAATTGACCGCCGACGAAGCCTCTGCAAAGACATTAGGGGCCGATCTAACGACACTTACTCCGGAACAAGCCGGCAAATATGGCATCAGAGGTGGTGTACAGGTCACTAATCTGAGAGAAGGCGCTTTTAAAAAGGCAAAAATCCAGAATGGTTTTATTATCGTTAGCATCAACGGACAGACCGTTACCAAGGCAGAAGAGGTACGTAAAATTCTCAAAGAGAGTACCGGGTTACTGCAGTTAAGAGGTATTTACCCTGATGGAGATGCCATCTACGGCTATCCTTTAAGATTGGACAACGATGAAGATAGTGACAGTGGTAACTAG
- a CDS encoding DinB family protein — MEFIPVLLKEMEKENVTTREMLSRIPDTIYDWQPHPKSMTVRSLATHLAELPSWVDMVLNTDGLDFATMPYNPPVVNHTADILNIYDKSYEAGHSALAKADPAILEKTWTLSNGDKVLAADNKLETLRMVYCQIVHHRAQMGVFLRLNNVPIPPSYGPSADEGSL, encoded by the coding sequence ATGGAATTTATCCCTGTATTACTGAAAGAAATGGAAAAAGAAAATGTTACAACAAGAGAAATGCTGTCCCGGATCCCGGACACAATCTATGACTGGCAGCCTCACCCCAAAAGTATGACCGTCAGATCGCTTGCTACACACCTGGCAGAATTGCCTTCCTGGGTGGATATGGTATTAAACACAGACGGGTTGGATTTTGCAACTATGCCTTACAATCCACCCGTTGTTAACCATACAGCAGATATTTTAAACATCTACGACAAGTCCTATGAAGCAGGTCACAGCGCGTTAGCCAAAGCAGACCCCGCCATACTGGAAAAAACATGGACCTTGAGCAACGGGGACAAAGTACTGGCAGCAGATAACAAGCTGGAGACACTGCGCATGGTTTATTGTCAGATTGTTCACCACAGGGCACAAATGGGCGTATTTCTACGGCTGAACAATGTCCCGATCCCACCTAGCTATGGGCCAAGTGCGGACGAAGGCAGCCTCTAG
- a CDS encoding LOG family protein, translating to MKGKVIRRKKIIYLDSPKRGIWEIGFSLKVAWQLMYNMYKLHNIGPGVTVFGSARLEEGTKYYEAAVEFGRRIAEMKFTTITGGGPGIMEAANKGAFEAGGISVGMNIVLPHEQHENPYLTDSIVFEHFFTRKVMLVKHSYAFVVMPGGFGTMDEFFEILTLVQTKSVDRYPIVLFGSAFYQPIVDLMKGFADAGTIAPIDMDLIFITDSIDDGMDYIQKFISRHYNILPQRPRWRWLERKEPR from the coding sequence ATGAAAGGGAAAGTTATACGCAGAAAAAAGATTATTTATTTAGATAGCCCTAAAAGGGGCATCTGGGAAATTGGCTTTTCCCTGAAGGTTGCCTGGCAACTTATGTACAACATGTATAAGCTGCATAATATCGGGCCAGGGGTGACGGTATTCGGATCTGCCAGATTGGAAGAAGGAACAAAGTACTACGAGGCAGCTGTTGAGTTTGGCAGGCGGATCGCCGAAATGAAATTTACGACGATCACCGGTGGCGGTCCGGGTATTATGGAGGCCGCTAACAAAGGCGCATTTGAGGCAGGCGGTATTTCTGTAGGAATGAATATTGTTTTGCCACATGAGCAGCACGAAAATCCTTACCTTACTGATTCTATAGTCTTCGAACATTTTTTTACCAGAAAGGTCATGCTGGTAAAGCATTCGTATGCTTTTGTGGTGATGCCAGGCGGCTTTGGAACAATGGATGAGTTTTTTGAGATCCTGACCCTGGTGCAGACCAAGTCTGTTGACAGGTATCCAATTGTATTATTCGGGTCTGCATTTTATCAGCCGATTGTGGACCTGATGAAAGGTTTCGCCGACGCGGGCACTATTGCGCCGATCGATATGGACCTGATTTTTATTACGGATAGCATTGATGACGGCATGGATTATATCCAGAAATTTATTAGCCGACATTATAATATTTTGCCGCAAAGGCCTCGCTGGAGGTGGCTGGAACGCAAAGAGCCCAGGTGA
- the mnmA gene encoding tRNA 2-thiouridine(34) synthase MnmA, with product MKKGKVLVAMSGGIDSTVVALMLHKQGYEVIGITMKTWDYASSGSSSKETGCCNVDSFNDARQAAVQHGFPHFILDIRDEFGDFVIENFVEEYIAGRTPNPCVMCNTHIKWRALLKRANALGCDYIATGHYANIHQGEDGRYYLSKGLDATKDQSYVLWGLEQDLLSRTLLPLGGYHKSEIRQLAADYGYPELAKKSESYEICFVPDNDYRGFLKRRVEGLEERVQGGWFVDKTGKKLGQHNGYPFYTIGQRKGLIAMGHPVYVTHIDPDTNTVVLGDIEDLDKSELKVGQLNWQKYDTIQDGMEVLVKIRYKDKGTMGHLYQEEGQLRVELLAPASGIAPGQSAVFYEGDTVIGGGIIKRQEVFTFS from the coding sequence GTGAAAAAGGGAAAGGTTTTGGTAGCTATGAGTGGCGGTATTGATAGTACTGTCGTTGCGCTTATGCTCCACAAACAAGGGTATGAAGTTATTGGAATTACCATGAAAACCTGGGACTATGCCAGCAGCGGCAGCAGCTCCAAGGAGACCGGTTGCTGTAACGTAGACAGTTTTAATGATGCCCGCCAGGCGGCAGTTCAACATGGGTTTCCCCATTTTATACTGGATATACGAGATGAATTCGGTGATTTTGTAATTGAGAACTTTGTTGAGGAGTATATTGCCGGGCGTACCCCGAACCCTTGTGTTATGTGCAATACGCATATTAAGTGGCGGGCACTTCTAAAAAGAGCCAATGCCCTGGGCTGCGATTATATCGCCACCGGCCATTATGCGAACATTCATCAGGGGGAAGACGGAAGGTATTATCTGAGCAAAGGACTGGACGCGACAAAGGATCAAAGTTATGTACTTTGGGGATTGGAACAGGACCTGCTTAGTCGCACACTTCTGCCGTTAGGGGGCTATCATAAAAGCGAGATCCGACAACTGGCAGCCGATTACGGCTATCCGGAGCTCGCCAAAAAGAGTGAAAGCTACGAAATATGCTTTGTACCTGATAATGATTACCGGGGATTTTTAAAGCGCCGGGTGGAAGGTCTGGAGGAACGCGTACAAGGTGGATGGTTTGTCGATAAAACCGGTAAAAAACTCGGGCAACACAATGGCTATCCTTTCTATACGATCGGTCAGCGTAAAGGGCTTATCGCTATGGGACATCCGGTATATGTCACCCACATTGATCCCGATACCAATACCGTTGTATTAGGCGATATCGAAGATCTGGACAAAAGCGAATTAAAGGTGGGACAGTTGAATTGGCAAAAATATGACACCATTCAGGATGGCATGGAGGTACTGGTAAAGATCCGTTATAAGGATAAAGGCACCATGGGTCATCTCTATCAGGAAGAGGGGCAGTTGCGCGTAGAACTGCTGGCTCCTGCCTCCGGGATCGCGCCGGGTCAAAGCGCCGTCTTCTATGAAGGGGATACGGTTATTGGTGGTGGAATAATCAAAAGGCAGGAAGTTTTTACATTTTCCTAA
- a CDS encoding ABC transporter ATP-binding protein, translating to MAILELSHLKKYYATQKAVDDVSFSIESGQIFGLLGPNGAGKTTLLRMITGIFYPDEGSILFDGNKFDPENDIRKIGYMPEERGLYKKMKIGEQALFLARLKGLSYADAMTKIKYWFERLEMQTWWDKKVEDLSKGMSQKLQFVITVLHQPKLIILDEPFSGLDPVNANLIKDQIFELARQGSTIIFSTHRMEQVEEICDQIALINLGKKVLDGKVADIRQQYKENLYEIKLDKAADQIAASTIFEPINLADNKMIVRIQQGYRGNDLLRYFLDQDIQVQHFGEILPSLNEIFIRLVHGTNAVTRSFHNI from the coding sequence ATGGCAATACTTGAACTATCGCATCTTAAAAAATACTATGCCACACAAAAAGCGGTCGATGATGTCAGTTTTTCAATAGAATCAGGGCAGATATTTGGTCTATTGGGGCCAAATGGGGCCGGAAAAACCACATTATTGCGTATGATCACCGGGATATTTTATCCTGATGAAGGCAGCATTCTTTTCGATGGTAATAAATTCGATCCGGAAAATGATATACGGAAAATCGGTTATATGCCGGAAGAAAGAGGCCTTTATAAAAAAATGAAAATCGGAGAACAGGCACTTTTCCTGGCGCGCCTCAAAGGCCTGTCTTATGCGGATGCCATGACCAAAATAAAATACTGGTTTGAACGACTGGAGATGCAGACATGGTGGGATAAAAAAGTAGAAGACTTAAGTAAAGGAATGAGTCAGAAGCTGCAGTTTGTTATTACAGTTTTACACCAACCCAAACTGATTATACTGGATGAACCCTTTAGTGGGCTGGATCCTGTAAATGCCAATTTGATTAAGGATCAGATATTTGAACTGGCCAGGCAGGGTAGCACAATTATCTTTTCCACTCACCGGATGGAACAGGTAGAGGAAATCTGCGATCAGATTGCACTGATCAATCTGGGTAAAAAGGTACTGGATGGAAAAGTAGCCGATATCCGGCAACAATACAAGGAGAACCTGTATGAAATCAAGCTGGATAAAGCCGCAGACCAGATCGCGGCTTCCACGATCTTTGAACCGATCAATCTGGCAGACAATAAGATGATTGTCCGCATACAGCAGGGTTACCGAGGTAATGACTTACTGCGTTATTTCCTTGATCAGGATATTCAGGTACAACATTTCGGCGAAATCCTTCCTTCGCTCAATGAGATATTTATCCGGCTGGTACATGGCACAAATGCAGTTACCCGAAGTTTCCATAACATTTAA